In the Sarcophilus harrisii chromosome 1, mSarHar1.11, whole genome shotgun sequence genome, one interval contains:
- the LOC105748984 gene encoding E3 ubiquitin-protein ligase TRIM39-like, translating into MTEEQLSSTSISEQITLDPKTAHPGIILSADRKTMRGNDAWKKLYCDVEQSDQSSPVLATQSFKSGRHYWEVTVGNSSAWDVGLCENSVKRKGIVAPCCSTGYWLLSLRQSYYLICTIPRTRIPLTGKLYKVGIFLDYDMGDIVFYDVDRRCHIYTFTSSFLEPLIPIFSIGLNSKNENILSIDPISDEDEETLEDEYDICLETSFREEPSL; encoded by the exons ATGACGGAGGAACAGCTTTCTTCAACTTCCATTTCAG aGCAAATCACTCTGGATCCTAAAACTGCCCATCCTGGAATCATCTTATCCGCAGATAGGAAAACAATGAGAGGAAACGATGCATGGAAGAAGTTGTATTGTGATGTGGAACAATCTGATCAAAGTAGTCCTGTTCTAGCAACTCAGAGCTTCAAGTCTGGGAGACATTATTGGGAAGTGACAGTGGGAAACAGTTCTGCTTGGGATGTTGGTCTTTGTGAGAACtctgtaaaaagaaagggaatagttGCACCATGTTGTTCTACTGGATACTGGCTTTTGAGTCTGAGACAAAGTTATTATCTAATCTGTACTATACCTAGGACCAGAATTCCCTTAACAGGGAAACTCTACAAAGTGGGGATCTTTCTGGATTATGACATGGGAGATATAGTGTTTTATGATGTAGACAGGAGATGTCATATCTATACATTCACCAGCTCCTTTTTAGAGCCTCTCATCCCTATATTTTCTATCGGCCTCAACtctaagaatgaaaatattttgtcgATAGACCCAATATCAGATGAGGATGAAGAAACCCTAGAGGATGAGTATGACATTTGCCTGGAAACTTCCTTCAGAGAGGAGCCCAGCCTGTGA